The following proteins are encoded in a genomic region of Spirosoma sp. SC4-14:
- a CDS encoding SDR family oxidoreductase, with product MPVFSDQTVLITGAGQGIGFAIARALFRQGANVVLNDYDEDLAHQAAETIRQEKQASMGNCIACPGDSADVAFIEHMVRTAINTFGSVDIAIANAGITVFGDIFTTTPDAFQKIVNVNLRGSFFLAQLAARQMRQQGKGGSVLFMSSVVGHQAHPGLPVYSMTKAGLEMLAKQLVIDFSPLGITVNAVAPGATLTERTLDDPTYIPIWSRITPMGRPATVDDIANAALFLVSPASRHITGQSLVVDGGWTSISPPPSE from the coding sequence ATGCCTGTTTTTTCTGATCAAACCGTTTTAATTACCGGTGCCGGACAGGGTATCGGTTTTGCTATAGCCCGCGCCCTGTTTCGGCAGGGAGCCAACGTTGTTCTCAACGACTACGACGAGGATCTGGCGCATCAGGCTGCCGAAACCATTCGGCAGGAAAAGCAGGCCAGTATGGGCAATTGTATCGCCTGTCCGGGCGATTCTGCCGATGTGGCCTTTATTGAACACATGGTCAGAACAGCAATCAATACGTTTGGTTCGGTCGATATTGCCATTGCCAATGCCGGAATCACTGTCTTTGGCGACATTTTTACGACAACACCCGATGCATTTCAGAAAATAGTGAACGTGAACCTACGGGGAAGCTTTTTTCTGGCACAACTAGCCGCCAGGCAAATGCGCCAGCAGGGAAAGGGAGGAAGCGTACTGTTTATGTCGTCGGTTGTGGGACATCAGGCGCATCCGGGCTTGCCGGTCTATAGCATGACTAAAGCGGGTCTGGAAATGCTGGCAAAACAATTAGTCATTGATTTCTCGCCACTCGGTATTACCGTCAACGCCGTTGCCCCCGGTGCAACTCTCACCGAGCGCACGCTGGATGATCCAACCTACATTCCGATCTGGTCACGCATTACGCCAATGGGACGCCCTGCTACCGTCGACGACATTGCCAATGCGGCTCTGTTTCTGGTTTCACCCGCATCAAGGCACATCACCGGTCAAAGTCTAGTTGTCGATGGCGGCTGGACAAGCATTAGCCCACCGCCAAGTGAATGA